The Methanoregula boonei 6A8 genome has a window encoding:
- a CDS encoding STAS domain-containing protein has product MDLPETTFTLTVAKHDTAAILSVKGRIDATTAGEFEGAINSHIGMGERQIILDLSGLAYISSGGLRVLLATAKKLHSNGDRFVLCGLSVEVQKVMNLAGFTTIFSIYATVSDALAAVSSPK; this is encoded by the coding sequence ATGGACCTTCCCGAAACAACATTTACCCTTACCGTGGCCAAACACGATACGGCTGCTATTCTCTCGGTCAAAGGACGCATTGACGCCACAACAGCCGGGGAATTCGAGGGCGCCATAAACAGCCATATCGGCATGGGCGAGCGGCAGATTATTCTCGACCTCTCCGGGCTTGCTTATATCTCCAGCGGGGGCCTGCGCGTCCTTCTGGCCACAGCAAAGAAACTGCACAGCAACGGGGACCGGTTCGTGCTCTGTGGCTTGTCGGTCGAGGTGCAAAAGGTGATGAATCTTGCCGGCTTCACTACCATCTTCTCCATCTATGCAACAGTATCCGATGCCCTTGCGGCTGTCAGTTCCCCAAAATAA
- a CDS encoding ATP-binding protein: MPALTEFVIPARLEAVPGVAVAIEEFMKGTGFSVQAILDIQLALEEVIANSVEHGYQGSEGEIAICCEFRDGVLTVEISDRAPAFNPLVVADPDITSPLEERKIGGLGIYLVRQVTDTVAYRYNEGKNILTLTKKKDR, translated from the coding sequence GTGCCTGCCCTAACCGAGTTTGTCATACCGGCCCGGCTCGAAGCCGTACCCGGGGTTGCTGTCGCGATTGAAGAGTTCATGAAGGGGACCGGTTTTTCCGTCCAGGCAATTCTTGATATCCAGCTTGCCCTTGAAGAGGTGATTGCCAATTCCGTTGAACACGGGTACCAGGGAAGCGAGGGTGAGATTGCCATTTGTTGCGAATTCCGTGATGGTGTCTTAACCGTGGAGATCAGCGATCGTGCACCGGCGTTTAACCCTCTTGTTGTGGCTGACCCGGATATCACCTCCCCGCTTGAGGAGCGAAAGATTGGCGGGCTTGGCATCTATCTTGTCCGGCAGGTGACCGATACTGTTGCCTACCGGTACAACGAAGGAAAAAATATCCTGACTCTCACCAAAAAGAAGGATCGATAA
- a CDS encoding SagB/ThcOx family dehydrogenase, whose protein sequence is MPDPIQRPPGAGQEFMERTKYRCLGRSDQEKGIPQPPLELPPAPGLPVIDLVKPEDIVIPPLDLRAAIERRHSVRLYQREPISQEELSFLLWCTQGVRYVHGSAATFRTVPSAGARHAFETYLLVNDVSDLEPGLYRYLALSHRLQQIPSDPDIHIKIAHGFMDQDFVMRCSVAFLWTAVCYRMTWRYGERGYRDLHLDAGHVCQNLYLAAEAIGCGVCALAAFDDDLMAAILGIDGTGQFMIYGATVGKT, encoded by the coding sequence ATGCCAGACCCGATTCAGCGCCCGCCCGGCGCCGGGCAGGAGTTCATGGAGCGCACGAAATACCGGTGCCTGGGCCGGTCCGATCAGGAAAAGGGTATTCCCCAGCCTCCGCTTGAACTCCCGCCGGCACCCGGTCTTCCGGTCATCGATCTTGTAAAACCTGAAGACATTGTAATCCCCCCACTCGATCTCAGGGCCGCGATTGAACGCCGGCACAGTGTCCGGTTGTACCAGAGGGAGCCGATCAGTCAGGAGGAGCTCTCGTTTCTTCTCTGGTGCACGCAGGGTGTCCGGTATGTGCACGGCAGCGCTGCTACCTTCCGCACTGTCCCGTCGGCCGGGGCACGCCACGCCTTTGAGACGTACCTGCTGGTAAACGATGTCAGCGATCTTGAACCGGGCCTGTACCGCTACCTGGCTCTCTCCCACCGACTCCAACAGATACCCTCAGACCCGGATATCCACATCAAAATTGCCCATGGCTTTATGGACCAGGACTTTGTCATGCGCTGCTCTGTGGCCTTCCTCTGGACGGCGGTTTGTTACCGGATGACCTGGAGGTACGGCGAGCGCGGGTACCGGGACCTGCACCTCGATGCCGGCCATGTCTGCCAGAACCTGTACCTTGCAGCAGAAGCGATCGGCTGCGGGGTCTGTGCCCTTGCAGCGTTTGATGATGACCTGATGGCCGCGATCCTTGGGATTGACGGGACCGGACAGTTCATGATCTACGGTGCAACCGTGGGAAAGACCTAA
- a CDS encoding ABC transporter ATP-binding protein — protein MPHGTACSPDRGLPLIEFENVTVTRSDVRALDSLSLTLYEGENTAILGPNGAGKSSLVKAITREYYPVISKEPCTFRFRGADVWDVFALRSHIGIVSNDLQYTFTRPLTGREVILSGFFSSIGLFNREITPAMEERAKEIERLLGIDHLSGRLMNTLSSGEARRFLIGRALAFGPKTLLLDEPTSSLDLFALHTFRQALRAVAQSGTGIILVTHNLHDIIPEISRIVMMKDGRVFGDGKKTEMLTDERIGGLFSVPVHVREENGWYYATGY, from the coding sequence ATGCCACACGGTACTGCATGCAGCCCGGACCGGGGATTGCCGCTTATCGAGTTTGAAAACGTAACCGTGACCCGGAGCGATGTACGGGCGCTCGATTCTTTGTCCCTTACGCTCTATGAAGGTGAGAACACCGCGATCCTCGGGCCAAACGGTGCAGGAAAGTCCTCGCTTGTAAAAGCCATCACCCGCGAGTACTATCCGGTGATCTCAAAAGAGCCCTGCACATTCCGGTTCCGGGGCGCAGATGTCTGGGATGTCTTTGCCCTCAGGTCGCATATCGGGATCGTCTCAAACGATCTCCAGTACACGTTCACGCGCCCCCTTACCGGCCGCGAGGTCATCCTCTCGGGGTTCTTTTCCAGCATCGGCCTGTTCAACCGGGAGATTACACCGGCAATGGAGGAGAGGGCCAAAGAAATTGAGCGGCTCCTTGGGATCGATCACCTGTCAGGCCGGCTCATGAATACGCTCTCTTCCGGCGAAGCACGTCGCTTTTTGATCGGGCGGGCCCTTGCATTTGGGCCAAAGACCCTCCTCCTTGACGAGCCGACAAGCAGCCTCGATCTCTTTGCCCTGCATACCTTCCGGCAGGCTCTTCGGGCGGTTGCCCAATCGGGAACCGGGATCATCCTTGTGACCCATAACCTCCACGATATCATTCCGGAGATCTCCCGAATTGTGATGATGAAGGACGGCAGGGTCTTTGGCGATGGAAAGAAAACTGAAATGCTGACCGATGAAAGGATCGGCGGGCTTTTCTCGGTCCCCGTTCATGTGCGGGAAGAAAACGGCTGGTATTACGCTACCGGGTACTGA